Sequence from the uncultured Flavobacterium sp. genome:
ATTCCATCGGGATAAAAGTTTCCAGAAAATTTGTCGGGCAGATTATGAAGGAAAACCATCTGAGAAGCATTGCTAAATCTAAATCTAAATATAAAAAGACTACAAGCCCACCCCGTAATAACAGATCAGCAGAAAACAGATTAGAACAGATTTTTAAGGCAGCCAGAAGAAACGAAATCTGGGTTTCTGATATTACCTACATCGAAACAGATGAAGGCTGGATCTATCTCACTGTGGTAATAGACCTTTTTGACCGTAAAGTGATCGGCTGGTCAATCAGCGAAACAATGAGAGCAAAAGATACCAGCATCACCTCTTTAACGAAAGCTCTTTTAAATCGTCCATTGGAGAACAATCAGGAACTACTCTTTCACTCAGACCAAGGAAAGCAATATGCCTGCCGTGAGTTTATTGCTTTATTAGTCACAAATAAAATAACCCAAAGCATGAGCCGAAAAGGAAACTGCTATGATAACGCGATAGCAGAAAGCTTCTTCAAGACATTAAAGGTAGAACTGGTATACCAAAATAAATATAAGACTAAAGAGAAAGCAGAAAAATCAATAACCGATTATATCGAGAACTTTTACAACACCTGCAGAAGACATTCTGCACTCGGAAACTTAACGATCGAAGAGTTTCAGAATCAGCAGGCAATTAAATAATAGCTTTTCTTATGATGCTAGAGTTAAACTGGGTGCACAATCGATGCATTTAGATTTAACAAGAACTGATAATACTGTATTAAAACAATTTGAAGGCTCAAGTTCGAAACATTACTACCTTATT
This genomic interval carries:
- a CDS encoding IS3 family transposase — protein: MKYEFIRENAEIFPVEKMCRIFQIHKSSFFRWRKRTPTAKSVRKAHIIKEIIRIYHWSQCRYGSPRIAKELDSIGIKVSRKFVGQIMKENHLRSIAKSKSKYKKTTSPPRNNRSAENRLEQIFKAARRNEIWVSDITYIETDEGWIYLTVVIDLFDRKVIGWSISETMRAKDTSITSLTKALLNRPLENNQELLFHSDQGKQYACREFIALLVTNKITQSMSRKGNCYDNAIAESFFKTLKVELVYQNKYKTKEKAEKSITDYIENFYNTCRRHSALGNLTIEEFQNQQAIK